CTTGAATTATACAAATTAGCTTCCTCTCTTGTTCAGTGACTGTATTGAGTGTAAAGTAAAACATATTCTGAAAACAGTTATCTAGTTTTGTTGCACTTGCAAACCTGTTTTTTGCTGAGTGCAGGTGTGGCTCCATTCACATTACAAGGAGTATGGCTTGATTTAAGATTCTCCAATTCCAATCTCGTTGACAGTAGTTGTATGGTATGGTACTAAGTATGGTACCATATGGTACTAAATCTCACACTCAACAAAAGGTTGAGTGATTCCTTGTCGGACTCAGGTGAATCTCTCCATGAGTTTCTCTAACATACACAATCCCCATTTAATAGATCATAATTTCATTGATTGtgtacattttaatttaattaatgtTGCGCCATTTTAATTGACTTCTCAATCTTACAGGGGATGTTATGTCAAAATTCCTGACAATCTATCTAAATGCCTTGTTTCTATTTATAGATCCCTCAGGCTGGTGGATAGGAAGACTGCGAGGGAAACAGGGATTGTTCCCCAACAACTATGTTGCCAAGATATAATCCTCAGTTACTATCAAAATCTATCGTAAAACCAAATTGAAATATCGTGATTCTGCAGGTGATGTTTTGATGACTGGAGGCATACTGTATAGAAATCTTTCCAAATGTATAATTCTACAAATATTGGTAGTCTGGAGCTACACAACAGCTGGGATAGTACTGAAGGAATTGTAATTTAttgtatttatatttttttttcctcacaaaTAAAGGTGTATAACTGGTAGTTTAGAGAGAATGTTGCATTTATCTTTGATGATAGATTCTGTGTATAGGTTTTATCATTCTTGCCTGAAGTGCCCTTTGTCATTCAATGCTTAGCAGACCCTCATATTTCTTAGTGATCTGCTCTTTCTTCAGGAATAATAGTGGTGAAAGGTGAAACCTCTTTATGAAGTGCATTCCAATTTGGGAAAAACACTGAACTTTGCTGCTGAGTCATGAAGGATGTTTGCATGTGACACCCAAAGAAAATAGTTTCAGCTTTCTACCAATCGCTATCGAGGTCCGTAGACTTCATTGGTGGTCAGTGTAAAGGTTAAGGGAGAAAGCGATCTTCTCAGTACTGTACAAATGTAACATTTGCATTTTAAAGTGCCTTTTAATTAAACACATAATGTGGCTGGTCCATATAAGTGCTGTATCTGATGTAAAGTTGAGGTAATAAGAGAAAATGTTCTAGTCCTTTTCCTTTACTGTACATTATGAAACTCTGAATAATCCTACAAACTGATGTCTAACAATTACATATTGTCATATTCTACTGCACTTACTCTGTAAGCTATAGGCCAGTGCTTACCAAATGTTTTTccattttgaggcttgaaaattgcCATGACCTCGCAGCGAGACCTGTGAGGAGGTTGGTCAGGGAGTCTATAAGATTGGCCAGAGAGAGCATCAGACTGGGGACACCACTGTTCTAGCTCAGTCAGAGCACCATGACAGTCAATACTGTTTGGAGCGTGTGATCCCTAAGTTTTAGCTCACAATCCCATTTGGGGTCCTGATCCCCCACTTTGGGAAATCCTTCTTTAGGCTATTCAGTTAGAATATAGAAGCACTGTCAAATGCTTactgctgcattttctgtttgGCCAGTGTAttaaattttataaatatatatatggACAAAATTTTAAATGTACTAGGATTACTGGATTGACATTAATAAATGTATTCAATAATACAGTATCTGGAacaattgtgctttttttttcccctcaatctATAATAGAGTTGCTCAAACATGCTAATGATTTAAACAGATCTAAAAAAAGACTCGAGCTGTGAAACCTgttcctgcaccatttctcccatctGCTGTATGAATAATGCAAATTAGAAAACCACTCTAGGGCAGATAAACACTCAATGTTTGCAGGCTTTGCTTTTAGCTCATAACAGAAGCAAATAGCCATAGCATCACAGATGGTCCAGCTGTATAAGAGAACAAGACAGCGAGTGGAAGAGCAGTGGTGATAGGATTGTCCTTAGTTAAgtgaagtcacctgatgaaggggctatgctcagagagcttgtgatttcaaataaaccagttggtcagtaacctggtgtcatgtgacttctgactttgtccaacaccagcaccttcacatgaCTTAGCACAGTGCTAGTAATCTCAATCTCCAGCTTAATGTTCTAAGGATATGGTATTGAATCCCAAAATGGCAACTGGAAGGATGGAAGCCAGaacaatctggaattgaaagctggcaCTATTGGCAATTATGTTTCATCATTAATCCCTTTTAGGGAGGAAGATTGgtcatcctcatctggtctgcaTCTacctccagacctacagcaaggTGGTTAGCTCTGAGCTGCCCCAGCAAgtacaattaggaatggacaataaccTGGCCAGTGATTATCTACATCCCATGtagaactgtttaaaaaaatctcatgCTAATGATTCCAGAAGGAGTGGGCTATGATAACTGACTTGCACAGCAGGAAAGATGGCCCTAAAGGAATGGCTTCAGAGTCAGCCCCAGTACCCCAGGAATTTGGAGGGATAATACTTGTCCAAGCTGGATCAGTTATACTGAAACAGAACCACTTCATTATGGAATGTTTTGCTAGTGGTGTTGGGGAAAGGTTTGAACTCATTATGAAGGGACCAGAAGCCTCTAAGGCCACAACACCAGGATGTACAAAATACCAGGGGAAAGATAAATAACACTTGAATAGAGCAATAAGAGAATGAACAGCAAGCTAATGAGTGGAGTCTAATGAAGGAAGAAACCAAAACATTCTAAATTGAGGTTACCCTATGTGTGTATGTGAACATAGAATGAAGTAAATAAAAATTGAGTTGTGTACAGATTGCCTTGTGCATTTATTGTGGTGTAATAGTAACAGACCCAATTCAAGGGAGTACTGAATTGACTTAAATATTCCTCAACGGGCAGTAAAGATAGGAAAGGAACAAATGTGTTCCgtttaaaaattgttttcactTCCTTCACTGGCATATGGTATTGTAATCTTGAAGCTGgtgaggatgtggtgccaatcaagtgggttacattgtcctggatggtgttaagctctagtgttgttggaactgcacccatacAGGTAAGTTGGAGCAttgcatcacactgctgacttgaagcttgtacaaaagttaaaaatcacaacactaggtttagtcaaataggtttatttaaaagcactagcttgagtgctgctccttcatcaggtggttgtggagtaaagaTCAAGACAATGTCTGCATCCCAATCTtgggtcagactggttctatttccaaagtggaatttacaaaatattacaaatCAACTGCTTGTGGATCCATTCTATTCTGCTCAAAAAAGTGCATCTGCAGACAGTTGatttgtaatattttgtaaattccactttggaaatagaaccagtctgactcaaggttgggacacctttaatgcattgtctgagctgagatgtcaccttttgttataaaaccttaaagtCAATTCTCTAACAAGTAATTCTGGAATTTACacatgaaccaaaacctgcaacccaatcTAAAAAAGATGGAAAGACTTAACAAACCTGGCTTGTTCAACATCATTCCAGTTACATGACACTAAATCTTTTGCAACAGTGTTTTATGATTTGTACACTGCAACCAAAAACAGCAGcactgaaagctggtgcttccaaatgaaGCAGTTTGGCGATAACCTgctgttgagagatttttaaactgtctccttcagtccaacaacaGCTCCTCCACATTGTAGCTTATAGAGATTGTAACAGGAGTTGAGCTACCCCTTGTTAATTGTGGTTCACTTTCTGGTCCCAGGTCACCTAGCCTACCAGAgtctaccactgcactacaaaagCCCCTAGTTGGATGGTGtgcaacaacaaaaaacaaaaacttGTCCAAACAATTGGTGTATGCTTGAACACAAGGTAAAAGAATATTTACCACTCTGCCGATCAAAAGATTGGAGTGAAAGCTCTACAACACACAATCCCACTCAGTTTATAGCTGGAAGCAAGTGTAACTTCGTAATTCACCATTACttaaaaataaactccatctttACCTGCAGTGGTAAAATGCAACAGGTCAGATGCCTCATCCCTCTTAAAGTATCCATTGGAGAATCTACCACTGAAAAACAGCTAACTTCTGGTCAATCACCCTGCAAACCTATTTAGCTGGACGCAGGAGGTCTACAGCACACAAGCACTACACCCTCCAGGCTGTGGTCTATACCAGTCAAAAGACCTctcctaatcctattttccaggaCTCAGCCTTTTATGCCAGAGCATCACAAATACTAAATACTCCTGCCTCTACACAGACAGCATGTAGTAGATCCCTATTAGTCTCTGGGTGAGAAAACCCAGTTGGTCATTGAACTTcccaaaaaaaaaaaacaccaaaaagCATTCCTGTCAGTCTACCCTGACTCAAATTTAAGTGGACCTTATATCAGGTCACTGCTCTACTCCAAGGAGGACCCTTGTTTGATTTAAATAGCAAGTTGCGATATTTGGTTTCAGAAGATTTGTCCAAACAAGTGGGTTTAGCACAGCAACAGTAGACCACAGGCACATCTTTGTTTAACACTGGCCTCTTACTGTTGTAATTGCTTTATGTTCATACATTTGAATTCTACTTATAGAAGGACATTTCTTTTAAAGGATTATGGAACTTGCTCCTTACACCAATTGGGAAGTAAAATGCAAGACTATTTAAGTAATAAAATAGTAATTACagtaattttatttaaattttgcaTCAATTTTGTCAGGAAAAATGTTGAGACACAAGATTATGCCCATTGCATTGCAGTACAAGATCTCAAACCATATCAAGCAATATTACAGTCGAGTATCCAGTTTGGATGAAATATCATCTAGTACAAAAGAAAGACACTAGGCAGTGATTGTTAATGTTGTAACCCTAACAAAACTACATGTTGGTTACAGGAGTTTAAagagcttttgtttttaaaaaaaagttgcttgaAGCAGTAGAACAATCTAGTAAAAACCTGAATAGTTTAATTTGTACAAATTTACTTTACCTTGACTGCACTAGCCCctcccaccctcacctccattccagtACATCCCAGATTGTGTTGTGTTTAGTGGATATTTTACATCGAATTAGTTAAGCAAATTACATTAAAGCTTTTTCCAGAGATTGCACACTTAGTGTAGAATTTAAAATTGGATCTTTAaatgcactgaagggtctgttataCTTCCATTGTTACACCATGAAATGTTTGCCTATGCCATCAAATCACATGCATTCAAAAGTAACCAATGTTTTACTTGCATTGTACATTTGTGAACCTTAACTTGGCAGGAGCCTTGACCAAATGTTTCTCTTCCCTTTGTCCTATTGCTCCCACCCCAATGTTGTCACCTCTCTCAAATACTAACAGAATTCAGTACATTAGGCCCACATGACTCCATTTCAGGCACCCAGTAACAAATCTGGACATAAAGTGAACTAAAAACCTTCATCTATCCACTCCAGTAGCAAAATTGGGATTAGATCCCTAGCTTCACTAAACCCTGGCCTTAACTGACATGCTCACTtttacaatgttcagaacaactgGAGTGTGCACCAAAAGCAAGTCTTGAAGATAGAAAGCCAGTCTCAAGATGATCAGTGGATTTTTAATGAGAAAAAACCTACAGAAGCCATTTGCAGTGACAAAATGGCATAATTAAGATtagacagcaaaaaaaaagttaatatacATGAAAATCTAAAAAGACAAGGTTTGCAACCGGTCTGTGGAAGTACCACAAAACCGTCAGCTTCAGGAGGAGAGATCAGCTAGGACTTTACTCCCTCGAAACACAAGTTGGGATCAGAAGCATGCTGGAGTGAAACTCAGTTACTGCATCCTCACctggtgattttaaaaaagtccAAGGTTTTAAGTATGGATGTTTGCCCATTGGTGCAATGCCATATAGTTAATTGACAAACTGTCCAAAGGCTGGGCTAAGTGTAATAGCAGCAattcttccatttttaaaaaaaactgcaaagtgCAATTATGTTCACATTACTTTTTGGAAGGTTACAGCAATGAAGAGGCCAATCCTTTGATTAATGCAGACTTCAGTTGAGGAATGGTGCTTATTTTCAATAGTTTAGGACTTGCATACTTATTCTTTATAgcctagaaaaaaaaacatgaagttTCATTAAACAGATGCCAACAAGATGCTCAAAACAGATTACACTAGATATTTACTTACAACATGCTTTGTCAGGCCTTCATTCATTTTCACTACATTCTTTGCCATGTGCTTCATAGTCAGGTGCAAGGCATCTTCGGTGTAGCCAGTGTAGTATTTTTGAACTGCTGTCTAAAGAAGAAAACAGATTTCAGGATAAGCCAGATGGTCACAGGTTAAGGTAATTTAAGAGTTTTGTTCAAATACAATATATTGTTAATGCAAAGacctggagtgcaggtgcatagcccCTTGAAAGGTAGAGACAGCTAGATTAGTGAAAGCTTGCCTTTaattagtcagggcattgaatacagGCATTGAGGGGatatgttccagctgtacaggacatcggttaggccacttttggaatactacatgcaaatctggtctccctcctataggaaggatgctgtgaaacttgaaagggttcaggaaagattgatTAAAAAAGGAGGAtactgccagggttggaaggtttgagctaagggagaggctgaataggctacattccctggagcattagaagctgaggggtgaccttgtacaggtttgtaaaatcatggggGAAAATTGGATAGGAGTAAGTCTTTTTCTTGGAgtggagtcccaaactagagggacTAGGTTTATTTTGGAGGGGCTGCATTTAAatagggatctaaggggcaacttttttgatGTAgggggtgatgtgtgtatggaatgagctgccacaggaaatggcggaggctagtacaattacaacaacttttaaaaaggcatctggatgggtatatgaatgggaagggtttggagggatatgggccaagtgagaAGAGATTTATCCAGGATATGTTTATATATTAAAACAtatcctggtcagcatggacaagttggtttgaagggtatgtttccatactATGGATCTAGGATTTGATAATCCAGGGACTGAGTCTCCAGGCAAGAGGGAATGGAAGGAAAATTGCAGCACTATTTAGTTCTAGAAAAGCCATGCTTAGCAGGTGGATTTAAACAGAGGTCAGTCATACTATCATGAGCATGTAAGGTGGTTGCTAAAATGTGGTGATGTTTTTGGTGTAATCAGTTCAATTCAactgtttgaaaataaaacagcatGTCCTACAAAAATGGTCAAGAAATTTAGGACTTAAAACAAATAGTTTTACCTACCCATTTACTTTGGTCCAAGACTTGAAAAGACAGGCAAAGTGCAGCTGCTGCAATTTCAGAAGGAGGTATGTGCACCATATTATAGTCTACGACTGTTAATTCCATTAGGTATTTTGCAAGAGTGTACTTCTCAGCATCAACCTGTTGTCAAGATGAAGATCACTAACTCAGTGGTGTTTAGAAGTAGTGAGGCAAAGTCAAGATTACAGATTTAGGCCACTCTTCAACATGAACCTCAAGCTCCAAAAATACCCTGCTATGTGACAGAAACCATACTTACATCGGTCTTTGAAGCTCGCCTCAGAAAATGCAGTGGTAGTGGGCGGCCCAATTTGAAGTCAAGTTCTTTAAGAATAAGTATTTCCATTTGACGGATCTGACTCTTAGTATAAGCATTGTCTGTGATGTAAACAAAGTCTCCGATAGCTGGTGGATACATTTCTTCATATTTCGAAGCTAGCAGCATGGCAGTCACAGCAACCAACTGGAGCTTTTTGCGGGAAACTGGCTGGCTCTGAAGTGAGGAACAGTTGCAATCTTATCATTTGGTAAAGACGATTTACAATGGAATAAAGCAATTTGCTTGGAGTGTTACCATTAAATACAAAATTTACCATCACAACTTAAGACACAGAATCACAAGGAGGCAGTTATCTGGCCAGCTGTTTGCACACTGACTCCCCAAAACAAGTGCATTACTCACTGccattctctctcctcctccatACTCTGACATCTGGATAGAGATTAtccaatgcctcaattgaacttgcctccaccacacttccaggcacaGCATTCTAGATGCTAACTCTGCACTTTGGATATGCTTCTTTATCAAGGCTTTGCTTAAAACTGAAATACCTTTTCTTGGTAAACTTTCTACTCTTATATAGTCCCCATCATCCTCAGTTTGCAATTCTCCATGTCTTGTCTGCTTCAATTCTGTACCAGAGGCCTGCTGAAAGGCCTTGTACACTACAACCACAGCTTAAAACCAGCCCTTGTGACCTTGAACTCCAACAAGTTACTCAACACTTtccttttagaaatccatgctagTTTCCTAATCTACCCACCATTTGATAGTGGGTAATGTATCAGAAGGTTTCCCTACTGATTTGCAATTGCTGGGCTTATCTTTTACAACTTTTAtagtcttttaaaagttgtaaaatTCTCCAGCCTTAGGAAAGGATTACGTCTAGTGCTCATGCAATCCCCTTTCAATTCTAATATCTCATCAGATCCTAGTACCTTGACAATTTTATGTGGACAGGTCATTTAAAACCCATGAGCCCTAGAGTCAGTCTAGGAAGCATTTGAGGGGGTGGCAAGGAGAatggggaagagagaaaaaaagtagaCAAagcattcatttagtatctcagtCAAGCACACGACCTCCTCCATTTGGGGGAACCAACCACCTGCCTGGTTCCCCCTCATGAGATCATATTAGGCCTCAGGAATTTTACTTCTGTCTGAATTCTCTAGTATACCTCTTAACTCAAACTGTCTTCCTGAAACTGGCCATAAAGCAACAGAGTCTTCATTTCTATCATCCAGCAAACTCTGGATTGACTGGTCATACGTTTCCCATACAACAATACACCTGAACCATTGTCTTTGAAGGTAACCCGTTTAGTTAGCATCTCCTCCAGATGGAGTCCCAGGCATTTAAAGCCCTCCTTGCACCATCTTTTCAGCCATGCTTACAGTTCAGAGTTGTGGAGTGCAGTCCAAAGATTACTGCAATGGATGTGCTGTTAGTTATTTTGCTGAAAGCACTTCCTGTGCATGGTCATCTCCAGCTTTGCTAGCTTCCCAAATGTTTGGGATTCTACTTGACCAACCTACACCATGTGTTGAAAACTTTTTGTCCTAAACTATAGTGACATTAAGGTCACTGCTTAGTAATATTCCTTACATTAGGAGTGTTTCACTTATTCCTATTTAATTCCCTTCTTTCAAAAATTGAAAGCCTAAAAATCAAGCTCACTTCCCTTAACACCcaaaaaaagtgaagtcacaagtCAGTCTGCCTGAAGCTGTATATAAGGCTGAGGTTGAAGCTGACAAACTCAAGGGAAGAACTTTATTACAAGAAAGTCTTCCATTTGCAAATCTATTATGGGAGTGATATTGGAAACATTTCCATACAAAAGTAAGAACATGACTTtatgggcagtatggtggctcaggggttggCACTACTGGctcagcaccaggcacccaggtttgattccagcctcaggtgactggagtttgcacattcgcgcagtgtctgtgggggtttcctctggttacctcccacaacaaggtgtgcaggttaggtggaaggGCCACACTAAAGGTTgtccatagtgtaggttagatgcattaaatCAGGGGTTTAAAAACTGATTAAGAGGGTTGGgaaaatgggccaaattgcctgtttccacacttagtgATTTTGATTTGATCACCAATTACTCAAAATATCAATTGCGCCTTCAGAGTTAAGGGGCATGAAGAGACCCACTTTTAGGGAGTTGCTCTCAACTTACCCAGGACATTATAGATTTGTGGCTGACATCATTTTCTTGATTGAGGAGTTAAGTTTGCAGTGGAAAATACAACAAGCCTCCACATAATTACAGTTTAGGTTACAGATACTAAAGACTTTTGGCATGGTCACAAAAGTACTTGCCTGCAGGAAACGATCCATGATAGCTAATGTCATGTAGAGAGTTTCTTGCAGCAGGCGGAATTTGGAGTGAACTTGAATTAGCCAgtcaaccagaattgcacgcatacGTTCATTTATCTCTTGCCCCTCAAGGTAATGTGGTCTGATTGCTTGCTCCATCTGTTGGAAAACAAAAAGCAGTGTTATCCCAAGCATTTTCATGGCTAAAGGTCACCAATTTTAGCTCAATGCTGAATGCTTGTTGCAGTACATGCAACAAGTTATACTTTCCTGACCAGAGGGAAGGCAATGCTGAAAATATTAAGATTGTGGCCAGTGAATCAAGCAGCATTGAATAGATTTGTCCCTTGGTCAGTGTTCCATATGAATGCAGTTCTAAATAAACTGCAGTGGCTGCACACTGAATCAAATTGTTCAAGGTTGACCTTTCTACAGGCAAATTTAAAGCCACTATCTGAAGAACAAACTCCATTAAAGATTCCAGGAATTCATTCAATACAAGCTGACAGGGGACATCACGCTAAAGGTGGCAGAAGATGATTCTTTGGATTCAGGGATTTTGAGTGGAAGAGGGCAGGAAGATTgagcatgtttaaaaaaaaccaagaaatGGATCAGTCAGAAGTTCTGTCCAGTGGGTGGAGGAATCAGAGGAACCTCTGCATTTGTAATGAGGGTAGTCCTGTGGATGTTGTCTATTGGACGGAGAAAGCATTTAAAATGGTCATTTGGTAGCTTGGTTAGCAAATTACATGGGTGATGGGTCTTGACAGCATTGTTTAGAGGCTGGCGAGAGATGGATTAGAGGACAAGTATAaaatgggcatttctcagattggagaagTGTCAAAAATTGCCATTCTCCAGGGCTTGGTATGTTGTATAAATCTGAAAAAGCAGTTTGGAAATGGGAGTGGAGGGCAAAAAATCTAAGTTTTCAGATGAAGCCAAGCTAGGGAGAATCAGGAATTGCAAGGATGAtagaaggacattgacaagtcaGCCAAACAGGCAGGCACCAGGCAGATGAATTAATGCAGAGAAAAGAAAGGGGATGCATTTCTGATAGAAGAAACAGAATGCTGGCTCTAAATGAGCCAACTTGAGGGGTTTACAGGAGCAGAAGGACATTAGGGTCCATGTGCATAATTCTCATGGAGGTGTCCAGAGAGAATTTTAGTTAATATGGGCTTTCAGGACCCTTGGGTTTAAGAAAGTATAAAACAGCCAAAAAGTAGAGATACCTTTACAAaaacattggtcagaccacatttggaatgtgttcagttctggaaacTTCATTTAAGGATGCACGGTAAAACCCTGGACAAAATGAATAAAGGAGATTGCTAGTGCTACCAGTCATGAGGAATTTTAGATAAGAAAGAATGAAGAATGAACCCTTGGAGAGAAGGTAAAGAGGTCATGTGAAAAAGATGAACAATTTTGACTGGGTAAAGGAGAATATCCTATTTCCAACTAGTTGGTTGGGTGAACAGCAGGGGTCAAATTTCAAGATAGTCATTAAGGAGAACAGAGTTAAAATGAGAGAGATGCAAGACCAGGatataaattttgaaatttgaatttagagGGTAGAGATATGCAACTAGTCCTACTCTCCAGCCGGAGCATATAACTTAACAGTTTCACAAGAGGACTTGTTGTactgaacattaaaaaaaaaacattttcctccacagctgccaagtttctccagcactcttcaGATAACCAACATCTGTAGCATTTTACCTCAATTCAGAGCAACTCCTAGATGACAAGTACCTGCAAGTCCTTTCAGAACACTCAGATTTAGGGTCAATATTCTTTTAGATCAAAGAACTGAGAAAGTTAAACCAAGAGCAACTACATTGATCAAGCTGTGGTACTGAAGCTAGTTTCAGAGTTTACTTGCCTCTAGCTGCCGCAGATATTTGTAGATGTCTTTTATATACTGGCTACACATTTGAGGATTATCACTATCTTGTGCATCAATATCTTCCACCTTCAATATGGCTTCAGAGAAAGCTTGACAAAGGTCTTCCTCTTTCATAGAAGAATCTTCTGTCATTGAGACATCCATTGGAGTTGGAGACACAGGGgccttttaacaaaaaaaaaaaggcCATTGAAAGTAAATTTGaagttgagaattttttttttaaaaaacatacgaGTGTTGAATGCATACCCGTGGAACAGGCTCCTCAACCACTGGCTTTATATTCTGAACTGCTTGCTTTAACCCACGAGTCACTATTGGAGTTGGAGACACAGGGgccttttaacaaaaaaaaaaggccatTGAAAGTAAATTTGaagttgagaatttttttttttaaaaaaaaagcatacgAGTGTTGAATGCATACCCGTGGAACAGGCTCCTCAACCACTGGCTTTATATTCTGAACTGCTTGCTTTAACCCACGAGTCACTGGCTTCACTTCTTGAGCCACTGGTTTTGGCAAAGCTTTTCCCTTTGGCTTGGATACCACTGGTTTAGAAACCATATTAGTCATTTGTTTTTTCTGCAGTAGAGCATAAACATAATTAGTGTCTCAACAAAATTGAGAAAGATAATCTTCAGTCTTTAAGAGGAGTGCCTTTACCTGCTCTGCACGAGTCATAACACGATTTGCCAAGTCTCCCAAAGCTGGCCTTCGGACAGCTGCAGTCACCTTTGCTGTTGGCTTGACTGGTTCAATATTTTCCAAGTTTCGATGAGCCTAGATAGGGGGAAGGTAATTTAAATATCAGCTAAAGAAAGAAAAAGCCATGAAGTTAGAATCTGCATCCCTCAGACTAAAAACAAACTCAGCTCAGTCTTAAGTACGACCTTTGCACATT
The window above is part of the Chiloscyllium plagiosum isolate BGI_BamShark_2017 chromosome 36, ASM401019v2, whole genome shotgun sequence genome. Proteins encoded here:
- the ccnb2 gene encoding G2/mitotic-specific cyclin-B2, coding for MALTRRNVAHRNLENIEPVKPTAKVTAAVRRPALGDLANRVMTRAEQKKQMTNMVSKPVVSKPKGKALPKPVAQEVKPVTRGLKQAVQNIKPVVEEPVPRAPVSPTPMDVSMTEDSSMKEEDLCQAFSEAILKVEDIDAQDSDNPQMCSQYIKDIYKYLRQLEMEQAIRPHYLEGQEINERMRAILVDWLIQVHSKFRLLQETLYMTLAIMDRFLQSQPVSRKKLQLVAVTAMLLASKYEEMYPPAIGDFVYITDNAYTKSQIRQMEILILKELDFKLGRPLPLHFLRRASKTDVDAEKYTLAKYLMELTVVDYNMVHIPPSEIAAAALCLSFQVLDQSKWTAVQKYYTGYTEDALHLTMKHMAKNVVKMNEGLTKHVAIKNKYASPKLLKISTIPQLKSALIKGLASSLL